One Brassica oleracea var. oleracea cultivar TO1000 chromosome C7, BOL, whole genome shotgun sequence genomic window carries:
- the LOC106302300 gene encoding uncharacterized protein LOC106302300: MGSSFFGRPNIRGSSPSPTSSSSSPATRRGKKNGSEKPKQPQRGLGVAQLEKIRLHGEMSCNSFNNYNPSLHPQEDVRGYSSIPSSSSSFTYALSTPTSTPNGFYPNMMVYI; the protein is encoded by the exons ATGGGAAGTAGTTTCTTTGGTAGACCAAACATCAGAGGATCTTCGCCGTCTCCAACATCATCTTCTTCATCTCCGGCTACGAGAAGAGGGAAGAAGAATGGTTCCGAGAAGCCAAAGCAGCCACAAAGAGGCCTTGGGGTAGCACAACTGGAGAAGATTAGATTACACGGTGAGATGAGTTGCAACAGCTTCAACAATTACAATCCTTCTTTGCATCCTCAG GAGGATGTGAGAGGATATTCATCCATACCATCATCATCATCGTCCTTTACATATGCATTATCAACACCAACATCAACTCCTAATGGCTTCTATCCGAACATGATGGTATATATCTGA
- the LOC106302301 gene encoding F-box/kelch-repeat protein At4g39560-like translates to MVLSCLARVSRSEHASLSLVSKRHRSLLTTPELYKFRTLLGCTENLIHLCLRIPPDPNPGWFTLSLKPLDRRLVPVRSYFYQPLDAASMVAHGCGIYVMGGRIGGRASSSVMFLDCRFHTWSTLPSMGVPRYSAASGVVDGKIYILGGCDDRDSSRWGEVFDPKK, encoded by the coding sequence ATGGTTCTAAGTTGCCTGGCCCGCGTTTCGAGATCCGAACACGCTTCCTTATCTCTCGTATCCAAGCGGCACCGATCTCTATTGACGACCCCTGAGTTGTACAAATTCCGAACCCTTTTGGGATGCACAGAAAACCTCATTCATCTATGCTTACGCATCCCTCCAGATCCAAACCCAGGCTGGTTCACCCTCTCCCTAAAACCCCTTGATCGGCGGCTGGTCCCAGTGCGGTCTTACTTCTACCAGCCTCTGGACGCAGCTTCCATGGTGGCCCATGGTTGCGGGATCTACGTCATGGGTGGAAGGATAGGCGGAAGAGCTTCGTCCAGTGTCATGTTCCTGGATTGTCGATTTCACACGTGGAGCACTCTCCCCTCCATGGGGGTGCCTCGATATTCAGCTGCGTCTGGTGTGGTGGACGGGAAGATATACATACTTGGAGGGTGTGATGACCGTGACTCCAGCAGGTGGGGAGAGGTTTTCGACCCAAAGAAGTAG